TTCTGTGAAAAAGAGGCCTTAGCAAGTGGAAACGGCATTGCCGTCCTTTACAAGGACGGTACCGTTTCGGCGAGAAATAGAAGGATAATTTATAGCGTGAGACATATAAATTCTTATATTTCAAACAAAAAAACCGCCCTCCTGAGAGAACGGCTTCTATCTGTATTTATTTAGATGTAAAGGAAATGGCGGAGAGGATGGGATTCGAACCCATGTGGGCTTGCACCCTAACGGTTTTCAAGACCGCCCCGTTATGACCGCTTCGGTACCTCTCCAATGCAATGAAATTTCACATGCATTAGGAATTATACCACGCTCAACAAATAATATGCAACTATTATTATTGAGCTGTTTTGGCGGAAATGGATTTCACATTACGCATATACGGCTGCAGGCATTCCGGAATCAGCACACTTCCGTCCTCCTGCTGGTAATTCTCCAGGATAGCTGCTACCGTACGTCCTACAGCCAGCGCAGAGCCATTCAGCGTATGCACGAATTCAGGCTTCGCCTTCGGCTCCTTGCGGTAACGGATATTGGCCCGGCGCGCCTGGAAGTCCTCGGTGTTGGAGCATGAGGAGATCTCGCGATACATGCCGCTCTCAGGCAGCCACACCTCAAGGTCATACGTCTTGGCAGAGGTGAAGCCCATATCTGCCGTACAGAGCAGCAAAACGCGGTAAGGCAGCCCCAGAAGCTGCAGCACGCGCTCAGCGTCGGCGGTCATCTTCTCCAGCTCCTCATAGGAGCTCTCCGGGCTGGCCAGCTTCACCAGCTCCACCTTATTGAACTGATGCTGGCGGATCAGACCACGGGTATCGCGTCCGGCAGAACCGGCTTCCGAGCGGAAGCAAGAGCTGTAGGCCACATGATACTTCGGCAGATCGCCAGCCGTCATGATCTCTTCACGGTAATAGTTGGTCACAGGCACTTCCGCCGTAGGAATCAGATAATACTCTGTATCCCGCAGCTTGAACAGATCCTCTTCGAATTTGGGCAGCTGTCCCGTTCCATAGAGGCTGTCCTTATTAACAATATAAGGCGGCAGCATCTCTTCATAGTTATGTTCCCCGCTGTGCAGGTCCATCATGAAATTAATCAGGGCACGCTCCAGTCTGGCACCCAGTCCCTTGTAGAAGACAAACCGTGAACCCGTAACCTTCGCCGCTGCCTCAAAATCAATGATATCCAGCTGCTGTGCCAGCTCCCAGTGGGATTTCGGAGTGAATCCGAGCTCTGTAGGCTCTGACCAGCGGCGCACTTCGACATTGTCTGCCTCGGAGGTGCCAACAGGCACCGATTCATGCGGAATATTCGGGATGCTCATCGTCAGCTCGTCAATTTTGACCTCAAGCTCACGCACCTCATCATCCAATTCCTTAATCCGGTCAGATACCGTGCGCATTTCTGCGATCAGATCATCCGCCGGTTCACCATTCTTCTTCTTCTTGGCTACGTCTCCGGATACAGTGTTCCGGCGGTTCTTGAGCCCTTCCGTTTCCTGAAGCAGCTCACGGCGGCGCTGATCCAGCGCCGGGAAGCCGGCAATCAAATCCAGCGACTTTCCTCTTTTATTCAGTGCCTCTTCTACTCTTGCATAATCGCTGCGCAATACTTTAACATCTAACACAAAGTTTCCCTCCTGAAAACAGCCCAAACTCTTTCAAAATGCTGTTTTGTTTGCAGCTTTGAAAGAGTCAAAGTGTCCTTATATGCGGTTCTATAGATTGGCTGCAATACTGTCCTCTACCATGTCGGCAAAATATTGATGCAGCCTGTAATCATCAGTCAATTCCGGGTGAAACGAGCAGGCCAGCAGATTGCCTTGGCGCGCTGTTACAATCTCATCCTTATAGAGAGTAAGCACCTCAACATCAGGACCCACCTCGTCAATAAGCGGAGCGCGGATAAATACCGCCCGCACAGGCTCAGCAATCCCCTTAACCTCCAGATCACATTCAAAGCTTTCCCGCTGGCGGCCAAAGGCATTCCTGGCCACGGTAATATCCATCAGCTCCAGATGACCGGCTTCATCTCCGGCAATCCGCTTCGCCAGCACGATCATGCCGGCGCATGTACCAAAAATAGGCTTACCTTGACCCGCGAACTCACGGATTGCTTCAATAAAGCCATATTTGCGCATCAATTTGCCAATCGTCGTACTCTCACCGCCGGGAATGATCAGACCATCTACCCCGTCTAGCTCCTCTATACGCTTAATAGGCAGGCCCTGCGCTCCGGTCTTCTCAATGCTGACAATATGCTCTGTAACAGCGCCTTGAAGCGCCAACACTCCAATTCTCATCCGGAAGCCTTCTCTCTATTAACGGCCGCGTTCCGACATGCGCTCAGCCGGGGACAACGTGGCGATATCAATCCCCTTCATCGGAGTGCCCAGATTTTTAGACACTTCAGCGATCAGCTTGTAGTCCGTGAAGTGGGTTGTCGCTTCGACGATGGCACGGGCGAACTTCTCAGGATTGTCCGATTTGAAAATTCC
The sequence above is a segment of the Paenibacillus sp. FSL R7-0204 genome. Coding sequences within it:
- the serS gene encoding serine--tRNA ligase; the encoded protein is MLDVKVLRSDYARVEEALNKRGKSLDLIAGFPALDQRRRELLQETEGLKNRRNTVSGDVAKKKKNGEPADDLIAEMRTVSDRIKELDDEVRELEVKIDELTMSIPNIPHESVPVGTSEADNVEVRRWSEPTELGFTPKSHWELAQQLDIIDFEAAAKVTGSRFVFYKGLGARLERALINFMMDLHSGEHNYEEMLPPYIVNKDSLYGTGQLPKFEEDLFKLRDTEYYLIPTAEVPVTNYYREEIMTAGDLPKYHVAYSSCFRSEAGSAGRDTRGLIRQHQFNKVELVKLASPESSYEELEKMTADAERVLQLLGLPYRVLLLCTADMGFTSAKTYDLEVWLPESGMYREISSCSNTEDFQARRANIRYRKEPKAKPEFVHTLNGSALAVGRTVAAILENYQQEDGSVLIPECLQPYMRNVKSISAKTAQ
- the pdxT gene encoding pyridoxal 5'-phosphate synthase glutaminase subunit PdxT produces the protein MRIGVLALQGAVTEHIVSIEKTGAQGLPIKRIEELDGVDGLIIPGGESTTIGKLMRKYGFIEAIREFAGQGKPIFGTCAGMIVLAKRIAGDEAGHLELMDITVARNAFGRQRESFECDLEVKGIAEPVRAVFIRAPLIDEVGPDVEVLTLYKDEIVTARQGNLLACSFHPELTDDYRLHQYFADMVEDSIAANL